TGAGGAGGAATAGATGTTGCCATCCCAACTGCTATTCCAGAACTACCTGAAACTAAAAGATTAGGAAATCTTGCCGGTAAAACACTTGGTTCTAATTCAGAAGCATCATAATTATCAACAAAATTAACTGTATTCTTTTTAATACCATCTAACATTTCATAAGCTAATTTAGACATTCTTGCTTCAGTGTAACGCATCGCTGCGGCTTCATCTCCATCAATTGAACCAAAATTACCATGACCATCAACTAGTGGATATCTCATAGAAAAATCTTGTGCCATTCTAACCATAGCATCATAAACTGAAGAATCGCCATGTGGATGATATTTACCTAAAACATCACCTACAATTCTTGCACTTTTTCTATGGGGAGAATTATGATATATTCCTAATTCATTCATGTCAAATAAAATTCTTCTATGAACTGGTTTTAATCCATCTCTTGCATCTGGTAAGGCTCTTGAAACAATAACGCTCATAGCATATTCTAAAAATGAATTTTTCATTTCCTTATGAACATATATTGGATTAATTCCATCAATTGGTTCTGTAATTATTTGAGATTCTACTTTATATTCTTCTTTATTTTGAGGAATATCTTCTTCCTCTTCTTCAATATTATTTTCTTTTTCTTCTTGTTTGAAAGCTACAAACAATTCATCATCAATTAAAATATCTTCTTCAAAATTTTTCTTTTCTAATTCTTTTTCTTTGTTGTCATCAAAAGGATAAAAAAACATATATACCTCATTTAAAAAATTTAATAAAATTTTACCATATTTTTAATCTTAAATATATACTTATATTAATATAAATATTAATATAAGGAATTATATGAAAAAAGTTAGAACACGTTACGCACCTAGTCCAACTGGATATTTACATATTGGCGGAGCAAGAACTGCTTTATTTTGTTATTTATTTGCCAAACATTTCGAAGGTGACTTTATTTTTCGCTTGGAAGATACTGATATAAAAAGAAATGTTGAAAAAGGTGAAGAAAGTCAACTGAAAAATTTAGAATGATTAGGTATTATACCTGATGAAAGTCCCCTTAATCCTAATCCAAAATACGGTAAATACAGACAAAGTGAGAAAATAAAAAGATATCAAGAAATTGCACAATATCTATTAGATAAAGGTTATGCATATAAAGCATATGATACCACTGAAGAATTAGAAAAACAAAAACTGGAATCTCAAGCAAAAGGTATAATTTCATTCAAATATGATAAAAATTGATTAAAAATATCTGAAACTGAAAAAATGAATAGAGATAAAAAGGGAGAATATTCTATAAGATTTTCAATGCCTAAAAATAAGGAATATCAATGAAATGATTTAGTAAGAGGATTAATTAAATTTGAAAGTGCGAGTATTGGTGACTGAGTTATATTAAAAAGTGATAAGTATCCTACTTATAATTTTGCTGTTGTTATTGATGATTTTGATATGCAAATTACTCATATATTAAGAGGAGAAGAACATATAACTAACACACCTAAACAATTAGCTATTTATGATGCCTTAAATTGAACACCACCAACTTTTGGTCATTTAACTGTTATTACTAATATGGAAGGCAAAAAATTATCTAAAAGAGATTTAACTTTAAAACAATTTATTGAAGATTATAAAAATGAAGGTTATATACCTGAAGCTATATTTAATTTTTTAACTTTACTTGGATGAACAGACATACAATCTAGAGAAATTATGTCTCATCAAGAAATAATTAAAGCATTTGACCCAAACAGACTAAGTAAAAGTCCGTCTAAATTTGATATAAAAAAAATGCAATGATTTAGCAAACAATATTTAAAAAATATGTCAAATAGTAAATTATTAGAAATAATAAATCTTGAAGAAAATAATTGAAACAAATTGTTTCTTAATACTTATAAAGAAAGTGTCTATAATATTGAACAATTAAAAAAATGTTTAGAACAATACCAAAAACCATTAAAAGAATTTAATTTTAAATTTTCTCAAGAAGAATTAAATATTATAACTTTATTTAAAACAAAATTATATAATAGTGAATTTACAATCGAAAATCTAAACAATATAATAAATCAAATTTCTTTTGAAACTAATAAAAAAGGCAAGGCATTATTTTTACCTATAAGATTAGCAACAACATACACTGAGCATGGCCCAGAATTAGCAAAAGCTATTTATTTATTCGGTGAAAATTTAATTAAAGAAAGATTAAATAAATGAAAATAAATTTTTCTTCTATAACTGATCATTCTAATGAAACAACAAAATTAGAACCTATAAAAATTAATTTTGATGTTGAAACAGAATATAATGTAAGTATAGAAAATAATGAAACAAATTATATTTATTCTTTTATTGAACCACAAAATCAAATAAAAAGTTATATAAAAATAAATAAAAATAAAATAAATATTATAACTGGTGATTATACTTTAATAATCGTTCTTAATGAAGAATATATTAATAAAATAAATATAAATAATACATATTTTCCTTTAATTAGTTATGGTACAGAAATTATAATTTCAGAAAATTTGAAAACTTTTAGTTATAAATTATATAACTCAACAGATGTACTAATCGGAACTTTTAAAATAACAATTGAAAATAAATAAAAAGTAGAAATTATATTCTACTTTTTATTTATTTTCAATTGTTTGTTGTTTTCTTAAAGCTCTAGCTTGTTCTAATTTTAATTTGTGTTTTCTTTTTAATGCTCTTTCTTTATTTTTTCTTCTTGTTATTTTTCTCATATTTTCCTTTTTTTAATTTCAATAGAATTAATTATATCATTTTATGTAATTAAAAATTTAATAAATTTTCGTATTTGTGTATCAAAAAGGCAAATCAAAAAATTGTAAATTATATTTAGATAATTGTGTAATTATAATAAAACTTATCAATAGTATTATAAAAATAAAAATTAAATAATCTTTTCAATTTCATACAAGTTTACGATATCTTGTACGTTTAGAATATGGATCATAACCTCTTGTTTCCATTGCATTTGATAAATCTTCCGCCTTTGCGAATGAAGTTACAAATAAAGGAATAATTAATGTAGTAAGAGATTTTGCTTTTTCAAAAAATTTTCCATTTTTTAAATCAATACCTCTACTTGCTTGTGCTTTAGATATTCTTTGTGCTTCTTCAAGTAATGTGGGTATAAATCTTAAAGATATTGATATTATTATGGCTATTATATGTGTAGGAACAAAAAATAATTTAAAAGGTAATAATAAATCTTCTATTGCTTTAGTTAATAAAACAGGTTTAGTGGTCATAACCAAAATAGTTGTTGTTAAAATCATTATATAGATTCTTAATATTAAAGCAATAGTTCTTGAAACTTGCGGCCAAGTTAAACCATATTCAGCGTTTGTGCTTTTATAAAGCCTTAATCAAATAAATCCAGGATTTTCTACATAAATATTATCAAGAGTTAATGTTGAAGAATCCCCAATTATAGTAGTAGTTTGAATTTTCATTGTGTAAATATTAACAAAATAAAGTATTAAACCAACAACTAAGGGCATTTTCATTAATCTAAAAATACCTATAATGCTTTTTGTGGAAATAATATAAGCTAAAACTATAGGTAATAAAATAATTAATAAACTAATTAAATAATCAGTAAAAAAAACAGTTATTATTAACATTAAGTTAATTATAAGTTTAAGTCTTGAATCTAATTTGTGAATAAAACTGTTTACTGCTAAATATCTGCCTATTGTAAAATTACCCATTTTTGTTCCTTTTTAAAATTTTATTTAAATAGGTAGCTAATTCTTCTATTGATTTAATTTTGGGAATAGAAATTCCTTTTGCTTCTAATTTATTTGTAAAATCCAAAATTTTAGGTGGTTCTAAATCATTTTCGTATAAAAATTTTGTATCTTTAAGAACTGAATATGTTTCACCATCTTTAATAATTTTACCATTTTTAAAAATTATAGTTCTTTGTGTTTCTTCTAATATATTATCTAGATCATGCGTAACAATTATTATAGTTTTGCCTAATTGATGTAATTTTTTAAATATGCTTAAAATTTCTTTTACACCAACAGGATCTAATCCTGCTGTTGGTTCATCAGCAACTAAAATATCTGGTTCCATTGCTAAAATACCAGCTAAAGCAACTCTTCTTTTTTGACCTCCTGATAAATCAAAAGGAGATTTTTTTAAATATGTATCATCTAAACCAACTAAATTTAAATATTTTTTTGCTCTTAATTTAGCTTCTTCTTTCGATACACCAAAAGATCTAGGGCCGAACATTATATCTTTTTCAATAGTTTCTTCAAATAATTGATATTCCGCAAATTGAAATATAACTCCAATTCGTTGTCTAATATCTTTTGCTTTTGGAAATTTTTTTCTTCAATTATTTTTTAAAATGGTTAAATCATTAAATTTTTCATTTATTTTAATTTTTTTAATTTTAATTTGGCCTTTTTTATTTTTAAATTGATGATTAACTTTAACAATTCTTGAATTTAAATAATTTCATTCTATACTACCATTAGTAGGTATTAATAAACCATTTAAATGTTCAACAAAAGTTGTTTTACCTGATCCAGTTTGACCAATAATGCCTATATATTCACCTTGATTAATATCAAGCGATATATTATTTATTGCCTTAAAAGCTATTGGCGTTTTTGCTAGAAAAATATGTTCTAAATTTCTGATTTTAATTTGCATATTTGTTCAATTAGTTCCTCTTCGTTATATGTAGCTTTAATATTATGTATTTTTTGACTAAGTTTATAAATAAATGGTGAATCAATTTTTGCAATATTAATAATTTTTTTATTATTCAAAATATCTTTAGGACTCCCAGAGGCAATAACTTGTCCTTTTGCAAAAACTATACATTTATCAGCTAATATTGCTTCATCCATATCATGAGTTATAGAAATTAAAGTTTTATCTCGTTTATATTGAATTTCACGAATAATATTAAGAACTTGTCTCTTACCTTTTGGATCAAGCATAGAAGTTACTTCATCAAAAATAATTATTTCAGGATCTAAAGCTAAAACGGATGCTATAGCCACTCTTTGTTTTTGACCGCCAGATAAAAATTGTGGTTCTCTACTTAAATAATTTTTCATTTCAACTCTATCGGCTAAGTATTCAATTATTGGTTTCATATCTTTTGGATCAATTTGTGCATTTTCCAATCCAAAAGCAATATCATCTTCAACTGTAGCACCAATAAATTGATTATCTGGATTTTGAAATATTATACCAATTTTTTTTCTAATTTTTTTTATTGTACTCGCATTAATAACTATATTATCAATTTCTATACTACCAGATTGAGGTTTATATAAAGCAACTAATAATTTACTAAAAGTACTTTTGCCAGATCCGTTATGTCCTAATATTGCTACATATTCGCCTTTTTTAATTTCAAGATTTAATCCATTTAAAGCATTTATATTTGCTTCCGAATATTTAAAAACTAAATCAGTTATTTTTATCATAAAAATTATTATAAAACATAAATAACATATTTATAAAATTTAAAATTAAATAATTTTAATTAATATTAATAAATAAACTAATTATGAGAAAAAAGACGGAAAAAAATAATTCTTAAGTTTTTATAATTAAAACAAATAAATGGAGTTAAAATGAATTATTGAATAATTACAAAAACAAAAGAAAATATTAAATTACATTTGTCATTATTGAAAAAAAGAATAAAAAAATACTCTCTTATTTAGAAGAGAGTATTTTTTTATTCTTTGAAAACTGAATAGTGTTTTTTAAAAGATTTAATAAAATGTCACATACACAAAACATTTTACTTTTAAACCTATCGATTTATTAGTAATGGTCAGCTAAACGTATTGCTACGCGTACACATCCATCCTATCAACCTCATAGTCTATAAGGAATCTCAAGGGAATACTTATCTTTGAGGAGGCTTCCCACTTAGATGCTTTCAGCGGTTATCCTTTCCGTACTTAGCTACCCTGCTATGCTGCTGGCGCAACAACAGGAACACCAGTGGTACGTCCACTCCGGTCCTCTCGTACTAA
Above is a window of Mycoplasma sp. 1018B DNA encoding:
- the gltX gene encoding glutamate--tRNA ligase codes for the protein MKKVRTRYAPSPTGYLHIGGARTALFCYLFAKHFEGDFIFRLEDTDIKRNVEKGEESQLKNLEWLGIIPDESPLNPNPKYGKYRQSEKIKRYQEIAQYLLDKGYAYKAYDTTEELEKQKLESQAKGIISFKYDKNWLKISETEKMNRDKKGEYSIRFSMPKNKEYQWNDLVRGLIKFESASIGDWVILKSDKYPTYNFAVVIDDFDMQITHILRGEEHITNTPKQLAIYDALNWTPPTFGHLTVITNMEGKKLSKRDLTLKQFIEDYKNEGYIPEAIFNFLTLLGWTDIQSREIMSHQEIIKAFDPNRLSKSPSKFDIKKMQWFSKQYLKNMSNSKLLEIINLEENNWNKLFLNTYKESVYNIEQLKKCLEQYQKPLKEFNFKFSQEELNIITLFKTKLYNSEFTIENLNNIINQISFETNKKGKALFLPIRLATTYTEHGPELAKAIYLFGENLIKERLNKWK
- a CDS encoding energy-coupling factor transporter transmembrane protein EcfT — protein: MGNFTIGRYLAVNSFIHKLDSRLKLIINLMLIITVFFTDYLISLLIILLPIVLAYIISTKSIIGIFRLMKMPLVVGLILYFVNIYTMKIQTTTIIGDSSTLTLDNIYVENPGFIWLRLYKSTNAEYGLTWPQVSRTIALILRIYIMILTTTILVMTTKPVLLTKAIEDLLLPFKLFFVPTHIIAIIISISLRFIPTLLEEAQRISKAQASRGIDLKNGKFFEKAKSLTTLIIPLFVTSFAKAEDLSNAMETRGYDPYSKRTRYRKLVWNWKDYLIFIFIILLISFIIITQLSKYNLQFFDLPFWYTNTKIY
- a CDS encoding energy-coupling factor transporter ATPase is translated as MQIKIRNLEHIFLAKTPIAFKAINNISLDINQGEYIGIIGQTGSGKTTFVEHLNGLLIPTNGSIEWNYLNSRIVKVNHQFKNKKGQIKIKKIKINEKFNDLTILKNNWRKKFPKAKDIRQRIGVIFQFAEYQLFEETIEKDIMFGPRSFGVSKEEAKLRAKKYLNLVGLDDTYLKKSPFDLSGGQKRRVALAGILAMEPDILVADEPTAGLDPVGVKEILSIFKKLHQLGKTIIIVTHDLDNILEETQRTIIFKNGKIIKDGETYSVLKDTKFLYENDLEPPKILDFTNKLEAKGISIPKIKSIEELATYLNKILKRNKNG
- a CDS encoding energy-coupling factor transporter ATPase, with protein sequence MIKITDLVFKYSEANINALNGLNLEIKKGEYVAILGHNGSGKSTFSKLLVALYKPQSGSIEIDNIVINASTIKKIRKKIGIIFQNPDNQFIGATVEDDIAFGLENAQIDPKDMKPIIEYLADRVEMKNYLSREPQFLSGGQKQRVAIASVLALDPEIIIFDEVTSMLDPKGKRQVLNIIREIQYKRDKTLISITHDMDEAILADKCIVFAKGQVIASGSPKDILNNKKIINIAKIDSPFIYKLSQKIHNIKATYNEEELIEQICKLKSEI